The Streptomyces sp. NL15-2K genome contains a region encoding:
- a CDS encoding VOC family protein: protein MTSRLNPYLSFGGDARQAMEFYKEVFGGTLNLNTYAEIGGQEGPDADKIMHGMLETTSGFTLMGADTPPDMEHTPGNNFSISLSGDDDAELRGYWEKLSADGSVSVPLERQMWGDVFGMCTDRFGIPWMVNISQPQS from the coding sequence ATGACTTCGCGCCTCAACCCCTACCTCAGCTTCGGCGGCGACGCCCGGCAGGCGATGGAGTTCTACAAGGAGGTCTTCGGCGGGACCCTGAACCTCAACACCTACGCGGAGATCGGCGGGCAGGAAGGCCCGGATGCCGACAAGATCATGCACGGCATGCTGGAGACGACGAGCGGCTTCACCCTGATGGGTGCCGACACCCCGCCGGACATGGAGCACACACCCGGCAACAACTTCTCGATCAGCCTCAGCGGCGACGACGACGCCGAACTGCGCGGCTACTGGGAGAAGCTGTCCGCCGACGGTTCCGTCTCCGTCCCGCTGGAGCGGCAGATGTGGGGCGACGTGTTCGGCATGTGCACCGACCGCTTCGGCATCCCTTGGATGGTCAACATCAGCCAGCCGCAGAGCTGA
- a CDS encoding MFS transporter produces MARTPTAPDHAKQPIPKRLWKVAALSGMASYLDAALIVSIAVNLAIYRDSYDMGVWMAGAISAIVTGCIAVGSLVGGRLADMFGRRRVYNWDIFCFALGAVVITLAPNDITLFVGVLVAGLAAGADLPTSLAVVSDAAPADGRARLVSFTQVMWMAGIVVVTFLGYLLSDTGMTGARLITGHLAVAALVTWQLRSRLELADELPEEEVEAEAAALAAPRGTALKNVWNRAALLPMAATFAYYVTWGIGANTFGQFGTYLLVTVSGASQSLATGINLAFLPIALVLTFVFVRIADTPWRDRLFYVFTVVQIVAFCIASLTAGALVGMLVFFVLYQISNPFAGEASYKVWSQLTLPPDTRGTTQGLTYALSRGVFAGVAFVTPALMEYSASVLLWSITLCMAASAVAGVYVVRVLIQRSPDTAAAPADLGVARA; encoded by the coding sequence ATGGCCCGAACTCCCACTGCCCCGGATCACGCCAAACAGCCCATCCCGAAGCGCCTGTGGAAGGTCGCGGCGCTGTCGGGCATGGCCTCGTACCTGGATGCCGCCCTCATCGTCAGTATCGCCGTCAACCTGGCCATCTACCGGGACAGTTACGACATGGGCGTCTGGATGGCGGGCGCGATCAGCGCGATCGTCACCGGCTGCATCGCCGTCGGCTCCCTCGTCGGGGGACGGCTGGCCGACATGTTCGGCCGCCGCCGTGTCTACAACTGGGACATCTTCTGCTTCGCGCTCGGCGCGGTCGTCATCACGCTGGCGCCGAACGACATCACGCTGTTCGTCGGCGTGCTCGTGGCGGGTCTGGCGGCCGGTGCCGACCTGCCGACGTCCCTGGCCGTGGTCTCGGACGCCGCACCCGCCGACGGCCGGGCGCGTCTGGTGTCCTTCACGCAGGTCATGTGGATGGCGGGCATCGTCGTCGTCACGTTCCTCGGTTACCTCCTGTCGGACACGGGCATGACCGGGGCGCGGCTCATCACCGGCCATCTGGCCGTCGCCGCGCTGGTCACCTGGCAGCTGCGCTCCCGTCTGGAGCTGGCGGACGAGCTGCCCGAGGAGGAGGTGGAGGCCGAGGCGGCCGCGCTGGCCGCCCCGCGCGGCACCGCGCTCAAGAACGTGTGGAACCGTGCCGCGTTGCTGCCGATGGCCGCGACCTTCGCCTACTACGTCACCTGGGGCATCGGCGCCAACACCTTCGGCCAGTTCGGCACCTATCTGCTGGTCACGGTCAGCGGTGCCTCGCAGAGCCTGGCCACCGGGATCAATCTGGCCTTCCTCCCGATCGCGCTGGTGCTGACCTTCGTCTTCGTCCGGATCGCCGACACCCCCTGGCGCGACCGGCTGTTCTACGTGTTCACCGTCGTGCAGATCGTCGCCTTCTGCATCGCCTCCCTCACGGCCGGCGCCCTCGTCGGCATGCTCGTCTTCTTCGTGCTCTACCAGATCTCCAACCCCTTCGCGGGGGAGGCCAGTTACAAGGTGTGGTCGCAGCTCACGCTGCCCCCGGACACCCGCGGCACCACCCAGGGCCTCACCTACGCCCTGTCGCGGGGGGTCTTCGCGGGCGTCGCGTTCGTCACGCCCGCCCTGATGGAGTACAGCGCGTCCGTCCTGCTCTGGTCGATCACCCTGTGCATGGCGGCGTCGGCGGTCGCGGGCGTGTACGTCGTCCGTGTCCTCATCCAGCGTTCCCCCGATACCGCTGCCGCCCCCGCGGATCTGGGCGTGGCCCGGGCCTGA
- a CDS encoding DM13 domain-containing protein, with amino-acid sequence MGRVRKVLVGPWGIGVLVVAVVAVGFGMYWFQPWKLWQDETVDEALPGVVEAAGPPEAAPSVSPSASPSGPRTLAGGELISHEHATSGTVKLVRLADGSHVVRLENLDTSNGPDLRVWLTDAPVKEGKAGWHVFDDGEYVSLGKLKGNKGSQNYAVPADIDPARYGSVSIWCDRFDVSFGAAELARA; translated from the coding sequence ATGGGGCGCGTGCGGAAGGTGCTGGTCGGACCGTGGGGCATCGGAGTGCTGGTGGTGGCCGTCGTCGCAGTCGGCTTCGGGATGTACTGGTTCCAGCCGTGGAAGCTGTGGCAGGACGAGACCGTGGACGAGGCGCTGCCCGGCGTCGTGGAGGCCGCCGGGCCTCCCGAGGCGGCGCCTTCCGTGAGCCCTTCCGCGTCTCCCTCCGGGCCGCGGACGCTGGCCGGCGGTGAGCTGATCAGCCACGAGCACGCGACCTCGGGGACGGTGAAGCTCGTACGGCTGGCCGACGGCTCCCACGTCGTCCGGCTGGAGAACCTCGACACCAGCAACGGCCCGGACCTGCGCGTGTGGCTGACCGACGCGCCGGTGAAGGAGGGGAAGGCCGGCTGGCACGTCTTCGACGACGGGGAGTACGTCAGCCTCGGCAAGCTCAAGGGGAACAAGGGAAGCCAGAACTACGCCGTGCCCGCCGACATCGACCCCGCCCGCTACGGCAGCGTCAGCATCTGGTGCGACCGTTTCGACGTCTCCTTCGGCGCCGCCGAGCTCGCCCGCGCCTGA
- a CDS encoding glycosyl hydrolase produces the protein MISPALEQLFEDPPRDFGPTPLWWWSGAKVTRERLAWQMRGFAEGGIHNLVVINLAPAGPSFGARADEPAWFGEEWWERFTDACEIARDLGTRLWFYDQIGFSGANVQGSVTRRHPEAAGRALRSRRAVVSGGTVALEGPETLVGAYDMTGARLSVTDTARITVADGSEVQLVVSVPTAFDYLDPHAVGLLLDAVHHEYDRRVPEYLGNVIAGSFQDELPGTNSWSRRFPEEFRSRRGYDLLDHLPALFDDTARATRIRADYYAVRAELTEEALFRPLAAWHDERGMLLGCDQSNPARAGYPAQSTQLYTDYFRTHRWYGAAGSDHHGDAKVHSSMAHLYGHERVWIEAFHSSGWGGTLEDTYDWLLPFLRSGANLYNPHASYFGTAGGWFEWAPPSTDWRQPYWQQYPAFSRAVARICSILSWGTYSADVAVLHPTATMQALLPLDAPVQHFGDGRLGDRHTDVDETQRHYLELCGTNNWLGPRIGALDRHRLSFDVIDDASVQRAGAADGALRIRDLAYTAVLLPSASVLEEETARRLTELLDAGGRVVVVGRPPAAAAGLAGDDSVVAALLAHPRLERVSDAEAGAAAVADTAGYATGDVPLLVRRKDDVAVALVTGAFPDARTHPPRGHHDIDPARYAHSSSVTVRAAIAEAEVWNPATGDRRPGRVTVSDGVSTIEVPLEGAPAALVVWREGTPAARTTTPPSGPVETLDVSTGWEGRLVLTMDNTWGDLALPAGSSVAEPQIWSMRWTETDAWGERTRVTYGNRVRVLHPVPSEKAPDPLDSAAVERILAGELPLVPPDAGWGVSLYSSSRGIPDPDGLLGNKGLVAEEFVRVPVPGSATVARVRSIVETDHRGPADLHIGAAAAKRVWWNGELLDTGSGYLASARVDVAQPRNVLEYELADAQDRPLLISGAAGTPLGSYFCLSRPDGFTARPQFMSLPDDVRPDGRVTYRARLRLPNPGAEAVLVVGAAAGVTVLLDGDVVARQEKVEYYEADWGAVPMFFRHPLTLRAGEHVLEVVADSVHARDAVFVDLVASAGSSATALVSGAGWAAQTGQWRGHTVEHEGRWGELQHCYAAVRPHPLPDAEWLTGAPVLGAAVLPLRSTDDVRARAQRFRFTVPPGTVSVDLPLELPARVRVGNGTEQLLDGGGELTLDQPLGVPTEIEVVTAPTAVLRGGSAWRGPVRVRTVPAPLPLGDWRSLGLGGWSGGVTYTRSLEVPAGLDPVLDLGRVRGSVAVFLDGEPVGEAFCAPYRFELCGAAGRTVRVDVTVHNTLAPYLAEATPTAWAFPSQLSSGLLGPVTLRIPGLDADR, from the coding sequence GTGATCTCCCCCGCACTGGAGCAGCTCTTCGAGGATCCGCCCCGGGACTTCGGTCCCACGCCGCTGTGGTGGTGGTCGGGCGCGAAGGTCACCCGCGAGCGCCTCGCTTGGCAGATGCGCGGGTTCGCGGAGGGCGGCATCCACAACCTCGTCGTGATCAACCTGGCCCCGGCAGGCCCGAGTTTCGGCGCCCGCGCCGACGAGCCGGCGTGGTTCGGCGAGGAGTGGTGGGAACGCTTCACCGACGCCTGCGAGATCGCCCGGGACCTGGGCACGCGCCTGTGGTTCTACGACCAGATCGGGTTCTCCGGCGCCAATGTCCAAGGGAGCGTCACCCGACGGCACCCCGAGGCGGCGGGCCGGGCCCTGCGCTCGCGCCGGGCCGTCGTCTCCGGCGGCACCGTCGCCTTGGAGGGTCCCGAGACGCTGGTGGGCGCGTACGACATGACGGGCGCGCGACTGAGCGTCACCGACACCGCCCGGATCACGGTCGCCGACGGGAGCGAGGTACAGCTCGTCGTCTCCGTTCCCACGGCATTCGACTACCTGGACCCGCACGCCGTCGGCCTGCTGCTGGACGCCGTCCACCATGAGTACGACCGTCGCGTCCCGGAGTACCTGGGCAACGTCATCGCGGGCAGCTTCCAGGACGAACTGCCCGGCACGAACTCCTGGAGCCGCCGCTTCCCCGAGGAGTTCCGCTCCCGGCGCGGCTACGACCTGCTCGACCACCTGCCGGCCCTCTTCGATGACACCGCCCGGGCGACGAGGATCCGCGCCGACTACTACGCCGTCCGCGCCGAACTCACCGAAGAGGCCCTCTTCAGGCCGCTCGCCGCCTGGCACGACGAGCGCGGCATGCTCCTGGGCTGCGACCAGAGCAACCCCGCCCGCGCCGGCTACCCGGCCCAGTCGACGCAGCTCTACACGGACTACTTCCGCACCCACCGCTGGTACGGCGCCGCCGGCAGCGACCACCACGGCGACGCCAAGGTCCACTCCTCCATGGCGCACCTCTACGGCCACGAGCGCGTCTGGATCGAGGCGTTCCACTCCTCCGGCTGGGGCGGCACCCTGGAGGACACCTACGACTGGCTCCTGCCGTTCCTGCGCAGCGGCGCCAACCTGTACAACCCGCACGCCAGTTACTTCGGCACCGCGGGCGGCTGGTTCGAATGGGCACCGCCGTCCACCGACTGGCGTCAGCCGTACTGGCAGCAGTACCCGGCGTTCTCCCGGGCCGTCGCCCGGATCTGCTCGATCCTGTCCTGGGGCACCTACAGTGCCGACGTCGCGGTCCTGCACCCCACCGCCACCATGCAGGCGCTCCTCCCGCTGGACGCGCCCGTCCAGCACTTCGGCGACGGCCGCCTCGGCGACCGCCACACCGACGTCGACGAGACGCAGCGGCACTACCTGGAGCTCTGCGGCACCAACAACTGGCTCGGGCCCCGCATCGGCGCCCTGGACCGGCACCGCCTCTCCTTCGACGTCATCGACGACGCCTCGGTGCAGCGGGCCGGGGCCGCCGACGGCGCCCTGCGCATCAGGGACCTGGCCTACACCGCGGTTCTGCTGCCCTCGGCGAGCGTCCTGGAGGAGGAGACAGCGCGCCGGCTGACCGAACTCCTCGACGCCGGCGGGCGGGTCGTGGTGGTCGGCCGTCCACCCGCGGCGGCGGCCGGCCTGGCCGGTGACGACTCCGTCGTCGCGGCGCTGCTCGCCCATCCACGGCTGGAGCGGGTCAGTGACGCGGAGGCCGGCGCGGCGGCGGTGGCCGACACCGCCGGATACGCGACGGGCGATGTGCCCCTGCTCGTCAGGCGGAAGGACGACGTGGCGGTCGCCCTGGTGACGGGAGCCTTCCCCGACGCCCGTACGCATCCGCCCAGGGGCCACCATGACATCGACCCCGCGCGCTACGCCCACAGCTCCTCCGTCACCGTGCGGGCGGCGATCGCCGAGGCCGAGGTCTGGAACCCGGCGACCGGCGACCGACGCCCCGGACGCGTCACCGTCTCCGACGGCGTCTCCACCATCGAGGTGCCGTTGGAAGGCGCCCCCGCCGCCCTCGTCGTATGGCGCGAAGGCACCCCAGCGGCCCGGACCACGACACCGCCGTCGGGGCCGGTCGAGACGCTCGACGTCTCGACCGGCTGGGAGGGCCGCCTGGTGCTCACCATGGACAACACCTGGGGCGACCTGGCGCTGCCCGCGGGGTCGTCCGTGGCCGAGCCGCAGATCTGGAGCATGCGGTGGACCGAGACCGATGCGTGGGGCGAGCGGACGCGGGTGACGTACGGCAATCGGGTGCGCGTCCTGCATCCGGTGCCCTCCGAGAAGGCCCCCGACCCGCTGGACAGCGCCGCCGTGGAACGGATCCTGGCCGGAGAGCTGCCCCTCGTGCCCCCGGACGCGGGCTGGGGCGTCTCGCTGTACTCGTCGAGCCGCGGGATCCCGGATCCGGACGGGCTGCTCGGCAACAAGGGGCTGGTGGCCGAGGAGTTCGTGCGCGTCCCGGTCCCCGGGAGCGCAACCGTCGCCCGGGTCCGGTCGATCGTGGAGACCGACCACCGCGGACCCGCCGATCTGCACATCGGTGCGGCGGCGGCCAAACGCGTGTGGTGGAACGGCGAGCTGCTGGACACGGGCAGCGGCTATCTGGCGTCCGCCCGGGTGGACGTGGCGCAGCCCCGAAACGTGCTCGAGTACGAACTGGCCGACGCCCAGGACCGACCGTTGCTGATCTCAGGCGCCGCCGGCACCCCGCTGGGCAGCTACTTCTGTCTGTCCCGTCCGGACGGATTCACAGCGCGTCCGCAGTTCATGTCTCTGCCCGACGACGTACGACCGGACGGCCGCGTGACCTACCGCGCTCGGCTGCGACTTCCGAACCCCGGCGCGGAAGCGGTGCTCGTCGTGGGGGCCGCGGCGGGCGTCACCGTGCTGCTCGACGGCGATGTCGTGGCGCGGCAGGAGAAGGTGGAGTACTACGAGGCGGACTGGGGCGCGGTGCCGATGTTCTTCCGCCACCCACTGACACTCCGGGCGGGCGAGCACGTGCTCGAGGTGGTGGCCGACAGTGTCCACGCCCGGGACGCGGTGTTCGTCGATCTCGTGGCGTCCGCGGGTTCCTCCGCGACCGCGCTGGTCAGCGGCGCCGGCTGGGCGGCACAGACGGGGCAGTGGCGCGGACACACCGTCGAACACGAGGGCCGCTGGGGCGAGTTGCAGCACTGCTACGCCGCGGTACGGCCGCACCCGTTGCCGGACGCCGAGTGGCTCACCGGCGCTCCGGTGCTCGGCGCCGCCGTACTGCCGCTGCGATCCACCGACGACGTCCGCGCGCGTGCGCAGCGCTTCCGGTTCACCGTGCCGCCTGGCACCGTGTCGGTCGACCTGCCGCTGGAGCTACCCGCGCGGGTGCGGGTCGGGAACGGTACGGAGCAACTGCTGGACGGGGGAGGGGAGCTGACGCTCGACCAACCCCTCGGAGTACCCACGGAGATCGAGGTCGTCACCGCACCCACGGCCGTGCTGCGGGGCGGCTCCGCCTGGCGCGGGCCGGTGCGCGTCCGTACGGTACCGGCGCCGCTGCCGCTGGGAGACTGGCGCTCGCTGGGGCTGGGCGGTTGGAGCGGGGGCGTGACCTATACGCGTTCCCTGGAGGTACCGGCCGGGCTCGACCCGGTGCTGGATCTGGGGCGGGTGCGCGGCAGCGTCGCGGTGTTCCTCGACGGGGAACCCGTCGGCGAGGCGTTCTGCGCTCCGTACCGTTTCGAGCTGTGCGGCGCCGCCGGGCGTACCGTCCGCGTCGACGTCACCGTCCACAACACGCTGGCCCCGTATCTCGCCGAAGCGACGCCGACCGCCTGGGCCTTCCCCTCTCAGCTCTCTTCCGGCCTGCTGGGGCCGGTGACGCTGCGGATCCCCGGCCTCGACGCGGACCGGTAG
- a CDS encoding poly-gamma-glutamate hydrolase family protein: MTHMSRRTVLASALATAAAGTPLVTGVGVTTAHATGEDDLYSSNTDLYTQLAGQEGTDFGRRYKRHQMLDSESSGKSPFHRTTIMALHGGGIEIGTSELCLGIAGYDPKDLSVWTPDGGPVHDYWMFEGLLSTGNSKLHVTSKNCDDHVARSMAASSLNVLSLHGCKEEQAGATMSVVVGGLNADFKTYLHDELRAAGFNTIDGSTKPDLAGVNTTNPCNLTMLGKGGQLEITTDLRQSLFGDYSSRAARARTATSDADFVLFTGACRRAIARLEARAEQQIL; this comes from the coding sequence ATGACCCATATGAGCCGCCGCACAGTGCTGGCCTCCGCCCTTGCGACCGCCGCCGCGGGAACGCCACTGGTCACCGGAGTCGGAGTGACCACGGCGCATGCCACCGGCGAGGACGACTTATACAGCTCGAACACCGACCTCTACACCCAACTGGCCGGGCAGGAGGGTACGGACTTCGGCCGTCGCTACAAGCGGCACCAGATGCTCGACAGCGAGTCCTCCGGGAAATCACCGTTCCATCGCACGACCATCATGGCCCTGCACGGCGGCGGTATCGAGATCGGCACCTCCGAACTCTGCCTGGGCATAGCCGGGTACGACCCGAAAGACCTGTCGGTCTGGACCCCGGACGGCGGGCCTGTCCACGACTACTGGATGTTCGAGGGCCTCCTTTCCACGGGCAACAGCAAACTGCACGTCACCTCGAAGAACTGCGACGATCATGTCGCCCGCTCCATGGCCGCGAGCAGCCTCAACGTCCTGAGCCTGCACGGCTGCAAGGAAGAGCAGGCGGGCGCCACCATGTCCGTGGTGGTCGGTGGACTCAACGCCGACTTCAAGACGTATCTGCACGACGAACTGCGGGCTGCCGGTTTCAACACCATCGACGGATCCACCAAGCCGGACCTCGCGGGCGTCAACACGACCAACCCCTGCAACCTGACCATGCTGGGCAAAGGCGGGCAGCTGGAGATCACCACCGACCTGCGCCAGAGCCTGTTCGGTGACTACAGCAGCCGTGCCGCGCGCGCCAGGACGGCGACCTCCGACGCCGACTTCGTCCTCTTCACCGGCGCCTGCCGTAGGGCGATAGCCC
- a CDS encoding metal ABC transporter permease has product MTLADGVWQQIFSFENYGELLALVRNSLIAGAALGLVGGLAGVFVIMRDLPFAVHGISELSFAGASAALLMEVNIVAGSIVGSLLAAGAIGVLGARARDRNSVIGIIMPFGLGLGVLFLALYKGRAANKFGLLTGQIVAVDTPQMSWLLGTSAVVVLALALMWRPLTFASADPDVAAARGVPVRALSFAFMIVLGLAVALSVQIVGALLVLTLVVTPAAAAARITASPVLLPLLSVLFAVVSIEGGILLALGGSIPISPYVTTISFTLYAACRLAGTYRTRRWGARARKATPQPA; this is encoded by the coding sequence ATGACGCTCGCCGACGGGGTCTGGCAGCAGATCTTCAGCTTCGAGAACTACGGCGAACTCCTGGCGCTGGTGCGCAACTCCCTCATCGCCGGTGCCGCGCTCGGCCTGGTCGGCGGCCTGGCCGGGGTCTTCGTCATCATGCGCGATCTGCCCTTCGCGGTGCACGGCATCAGCGAGCTGTCCTTCGCGGGCGCGTCCGCGGCGCTGCTGATGGAGGTGAACATCGTGGCGGGCTCGATCGTCGGCTCGCTCCTCGCGGCCGGCGCGATCGGGGTCCTGGGCGCACGCGCCCGTGACCGCAACTCGGTGATCGGCATCATCATGCCGTTCGGCCTCGGGCTCGGCGTGCTCTTCCTCGCCCTCTACAAGGGCCGGGCGGCGAACAAGTTCGGCCTCCTGACCGGTCAGATCGTCGCCGTCGACACCCCGCAGATGTCCTGGCTGCTCGGCACCTCCGCCGTGGTCGTGCTCGCCCTGGCGCTCATGTGGCGTCCACTGACCTTCGCCAGCGCCGACCCGGACGTCGCCGCGGCCCGCGGCGTGCCGGTGCGTGCGCTGTCCTTCGCCTTCATGATCGTGCTCGGCCTCGCGGTCGCCCTGTCCGTCCAGATCGTCGGCGCGCTGCTGGTGCTCACCCTCGTCGTCACCCCGGCCGCGGCCGCGGCCCGCATCACCGCGTCACCGGTGCTGCTGCCGCTGCTCAGCGTCCTCTTCGCCGTCGTCTCCATCGAGGGCGGCATCCTGCTCGCCCTGGGCGGATCCATCCCCATCAGCCCCTACGTCACGACGATCTCGTTCACCCTCTACGCCGCCTGCCGCCTGGCGGGCACCTACCGCACCCGCCGATGGGGAGCCAGAGCCAGAAAGGCAACCCCGCAGCCCGCCTGA
- a CDS encoding zinc ABC transporter substrate-binding protein, with protein MPTSPSSWRLALITGASLALLAGCGSSSDSGGDGGGSQEPAASSKVTVVASTNVYGDIVEQIGGAKADVTSIISDPDQDPHSYEADTQNQLALSKAKVVVENGGGYDDFVDRMLKSSGSSAEVINAVKVSGKTAPKGGELNEHVWYDFPTVAKIADRIAAALGKADPDDSATFTKNAATFKTRLRTLEAKEAQIKKDHGGEAVAITEPVPLYLLDTCGLVNKTPAEFSEAIEEGDDVSPKVLQTTLALFTDKQVKALVYNEQTSGPQTEKAENAAKAAGVPVVPVTETLPQGKDYLGWMTANVDALSSALAK; from the coding sequence ATGCCCACGTCCCCGTCGTCCTGGCGCCTCGCCCTGATCACCGGCGCCTCCCTGGCCCTCCTCGCAGGGTGCGGCAGTTCGTCGGACTCCGGTGGTGACGGGGGCGGCTCGCAAGAGCCGGCCGCCTCGTCCAAGGTCACCGTCGTCGCCTCCACGAACGTCTACGGCGACATCGTCGAGCAGATAGGCGGCGCGAAGGCCGACGTCACCTCGATCATCAGCGACCCCGACCAGGACCCGCACTCCTACGAGGCCGACACCCAGAACCAGCTGGCGTTGTCCAAGGCGAAGGTCGTCGTCGAGAACGGCGGCGGCTATGACGACTTCGTCGACCGGATGCTCAAGAGCAGCGGCTCCTCCGCCGAGGTGATCAACGCCGTCAAGGTCTCCGGCAAGACCGCCCCGAAGGGCGGCGAGCTCAACGAGCACGTCTGGTACGACTTCCCCACCGTCGCCAAGATCGCCGACCGTATCGCCGCCGCGCTGGGCAAGGCCGACCCGGACGACTCGGCCACCTTCACCAAGAACGCCGCGACCTTCAAGACGCGGCTCCGGACTCTGGAGGCGAAGGAGGCGCAGATCAAGAAGGACCACGGTGGTGAGGCGGTCGCCATCACCGAGCCCGTGCCGCTGTACCTGCTCGACACGTGCGGCCTGGTGAACAAGACGCCCGCGGAGTTCAGCGAGGCCATCGAGGAAGGCGACGACGTCTCCCCGAAGGTCCTGCAGACCACGCTGGCGCTGTTCACGGACAAGCAGGTCAAGGCCCTGGTCTACAACGAGCAGACCTCCGGACCGCAGACCGAGAAGGCCGAGAACGCGGCCAAGGCGGCCGGCGTGCCCGTCGTGCCGGTGACCGAGACCCTGCCCCAGGGCAAGGACTACCTCGGCTGGATGACCGCCAACGTCGACGCGCTCTCGAGCGCGCTGGCCAAGTGA
- a CDS encoding ATP-binding cassette domain-containing protein — MISLRGAALSYGERVVWQGLDLAVRPGEFLAVLGPNGSGKTSFVRALLGRQQLSAGSLTVLGRPPREACRHLGYVPQQAEMSAQAMLRARDLVRFGIDGHRFGPRPRNRDVRRRVDEILASVGASAYADVPLGLLSGGERQRVRIGQALATDPRILLCDEPLLSLDLHHQRAVTELVDARRHSHGTAVVFVTHEINPVLGLVDRVLYLAPGGHRVGTPEEVLTSESLSRLYGTQVDVVRVRGRVVVVGAPDEPAAPPHHTPEIEEVHR, encoded by the coding sequence GTGATCAGTCTGCGCGGGGCCGCACTGTCGTACGGCGAGCGCGTGGTCTGGCAGGGCCTCGACCTGGCGGTGCGGCCCGGGGAGTTTTTGGCCGTGCTCGGGCCGAACGGATCGGGCAAGACCAGCTTCGTCCGGGCCCTGCTGGGCCGTCAGCAGCTGTCGGCCGGGAGCCTGACGGTCCTCGGCCGGCCCCCGCGCGAGGCATGCCGGCATCTCGGCTACGTCCCCCAGCAGGCGGAGATGTCCGCGCAGGCCATGCTGCGCGCCCGCGACCTCGTGCGCTTCGGCATCGACGGGCACCGCTTCGGGCCACGGCCGCGCAACCGCGACGTCCGCCGCCGGGTGGACGAGATCCTCGCCTCGGTCGGAGCTTCGGCGTACGCGGACGTCCCGCTCGGCCTGCTGTCCGGAGGCGAGCGGCAGCGCGTGCGCATCGGCCAGGCCCTCGCCACCGATCCGCGGATCCTGCTGTGCGACGAGCCGCTGCTCTCCCTCGACCTGCACCACCAGCGGGCCGTCACCGAACTGGTGGACGCCCGGCGCCACTCCCACGGCACGGCGGTGGTCTTCGTGACCCACGAGATCAACCCGGTGCTCGGCCTGGTGGACCGGGTGCTGTACCTGGCGCCCGGCGGTCACCGGGTCGGCACCCCGGAGGAGGTCCTGACCTCCGAGTCGCTGTCGCGGCTCTACGGCACACAGGTCGACGTCGTCCGTGTCCGCGGCCGCGTCGTGGTGGTCGGAGCCCCGGACGAGCCGGCCGCGCCACCGCACCACACCCCTGAGATCGAGGAAGTACACCGATGA
- a CDS encoding LacI family DNA-binding transcriptional regulator produces the protein MDAISARPARIQDVAAAAGVSVSTVSNVLNRPERVNARTAERVRDAVAALDYVPHPGAAGLRTGQSSSIGLVLPDVANSFYSRIARGAADAAYDHGYSLVLCDSGDAPEREQGYFTMLVEQRAVGAVVVPLSADPTRLARLRERGIPLVLADRAMPAQDGCSVSVDDIAGGRIAVQHLLDRGARDILVVNGERGIRQCADRYQGARQAVRSRREARLGQVVAEEMTVAYGTEIALRLDELPDGIFCTNDFLAAGLCRGLGERGVRVPEDVQVVGYGDLDIASFVGTTLTTVRQPVEDLGRAAVEMLLDEVEARAEHAHETRVFAPGLVLRDSTRSPSGT, from the coding sequence ATGGACGCCATCTCGGCTCGCCCCGCCCGCATCCAGGACGTCGCGGCCGCCGCGGGGGTCTCGGTGTCCACGGTGTCGAACGTCCTGAACCGACCGGAGCGCGTCAACGCCCGCACCGCCGAGCGGGTCCGCGACGCGGTCGCCGCGCTCGACTACGTTCCCCATCCGGGAGCCGCCGGTCTGCGGACCGGACAGTCGTCCTCGATCGGTCTGGTGCTGCCCGACGTGGCCAACTCGTTCTACTCCCGCATAGCACGGGGTGCCGCGGACGCGGCGTACGACCACGGTTACTCCCTCGTGCTCTGTGACAGCGGGGACGCGCCGGAGCGGGAGCAGGGCTACTTCACCATGCTCGTCGAACAGCGGGCCGTCGGGGCCGTGGTGGTTCCGCTCAGCGCCGATCCCACCCGGCTCGCGCGGCTGCGTGAGCGCGGCATCCCCCTGGTCCTGGCCGACCGTGCGATGCCGGCCCAGGACGGCTGCTCCGTCTCCGTCGACGACATCGCCGGGGGCCGCATCGCCGTGCAGCATCTCCTGGACCGCGGAGCGCGCGACATCCTCGTCGTGAACGGAGAACGCGGGATCCGGCAGTGCGCCGACCGGTACCAGGGCGCCCGGCAGGCCGTGCGCAGCCGTCGTGAGGCGCGGCTGGGCCAGGTCGTGGCGGAGGAGATGACGGTGGCGTACGGCACGGAGATCGCCCTCCGGCTCGACGAACTGCCCGACGGGATCTTCTGCACCAACGACTTCCTCGCCGCGGGACTGTGCCGTGGCCTGGGCGAGCGGGGCGTGCGGGTTCCCGAGGACGTGCAGGTGGTCGGTTACGGCGACCTGGACATCGCGAGCTTCGTGGGGACGACCCTGACGACGGTCCGGCAGCCGGTCGAGGACCTCGGCAGGGCGGCCGTGGAGATGCTCCTCGACGAGGTGGAGGCCCGCGCGGAACACGCCCACGAGACGCGGGTGTTCGCGCCCGGCCTCGTCCTGCGGGACTCCACGCGGTCGCCTTCCGGTACCTGA